A window of Gossypium raimondii isolate GPD5lz chromosome 7, ASM2569854v1, whole genome shotgun sequence genomic DNA:
ATAGACTAGGATTTTTATGtaagatttagtttttatatattgaatGATTTTGGGACATTGATTTTATATAAGATTCCTAACATCGTGattgattaataattttagagGTTGATTAATACAAATACTTGAAGAAATTATGTTTGACTGTATTTATAATCTTGAATTGcttaaatattgattaaaaatcaGTATTTTTATTCAGAAATTGTTATTGCAAGTGTGATTATTGTAAATATTGTGATTATacttaactattttttttgaaaaaatttttattagttatatGTAGTCATTGTAAACAATTTTATGCATTTAAGGATTagatttattataaatattttaacaggaatgagaaaatattttaaaagaaaatttaccgtgaagtagaagaagaacaaaaaatttattatacacTAGATTATATGACTTttataaatgtattaattttaaaagtttgaccCCACAATCTAAATTTTCTAGCTCTGCCCTACGTGGCATGCACATATACCTTATGTAATATACAAGAACAACTTTTTAATTGTAGAAATAGATTAAAAAGTTTTAACAGAATGATCATACTACCATTTGATTTAACGTACACAaactaatttatcaatttttaacaaaaagtaaaataaatcaacttctacgacaaattaaaattttattttatttaaaaatttagatttgacTTCGACAGGCGGGTCAGCTAACAAGTATTTAGATttctaaacaaattaaaaattttattttatttaaaaatttagcttaattattaatattatttatattttctttcaaaatttaattattaatacacCACGTAATTAtactaacataaaaacataaaatcttaACAATTTCAATAGttaaactattatttaatttatttaaatattctaaattttttttcttttgatttcccTTTCACCAAATTGAACTTTGTGGaaataattctaattttgtGTAAAAGACAGCAATGCTTACCTAATTATGTCTTCCATTGGTTTTATTGTCAACCATATGTTTGATTCAACTGGCTTCAGTCAAtgtgaataataataataataataataataataataataataataataataatccaaCTTAATAAATTTGTGTTCTTTTCAACTACTGCTTTGCATGCATTATGACTTTTTTAAGCTTGGTTTTACACTTATAATTTATAGTGTTTCACatttacaattataatatatatatttttaaaaattacaagtcataaaccaaacaaattatattggatttattttcaagaaaaaaacattatttagcTTTTTAGGATGAAATTGATTCATCGAGAATTAAGAATTGATTAGTTTGACCAATGATAAATAATCGAAAATAGTGCAAAACATTGTGAACTTGTGAAAAGCTTAAATTGTTGGTTCAATCGGATTGATTAAACTAATTACGAAGagtaattttcaatatttaaatttatatgaatacaaatgattttctaaaacaattacaagaaataataataataaaagcataGTCAACGATATATATTTTGAGTCAactcaattaatataaatataaatttaattcaatttaatttcaccatcaaaagttaataaattttaattcgcTCAATATAAACATGAACATGACTTGAATCAGAAATGGCATGGACTCAAAATGATCAGAAAAATgactcaaaaacaaaataatttgaacttgaaaataCAGAAAGAAAACCACAAACTCAAAATAACCCGACAATTAACTCATGACCCAATCCAAGGTGACTAGAACCTGAATTGATTTAACTCGAAAACTCGACTCAAAACCTAATTCAAACTGGaatgaaccaaaaaaattaaaaccaaattaacatTATCCAGATCAATCATATCTAACACTCTCAACTAAGATGATCCAAAtcgaaaaacttaaaaattttaaaactcgaaTTTAACCCTAGCAAAACTAACCTAACCCTCccaattgaaatatataaaactccAAAAAGCAAAAAGGGATTTAAAAAGTTATCatgtattttctttatatattataaatttaaaattatatattattatgttttaattttgtaaccGAGGTTacaaattttaagaaaacttttaagaaataattaaatataatataattaatacatacaataaaaaaaactagtttatatatataataaatatattagggtaaattatatttaatgtcACTAAACAATTAGCAAGTTCATGCtttggtcattaaactattcaaaaattttcatttaagtaactaagttgttaaaatcattgttgtatGCCCTTCGTTGTTTGCACCGCCTACACCAATTGAAAGCGCTCAttccccttctcttctacaattcatttttttcatgaaatattttgaaTGTCACAAATCTACAAATCAAActccaaacaactttcttctccgATCTCCGACTCTGATCATCATattgacttggatctaaggtatattATTCTACTCATCGATGGGTATTGATCCAATATCGTACCTATCGTTGAATTGTTGCTTGGATTCACCAActggatttttaaaaaaaattaacaacccagtgacttaaataaaaacttttaaatggtgcagtgatcattttgtaactttttgaagttgagtaactaaaatataaacttactaaaagtttagtgaccttgagtgtagtttacccttaattatatgaattattgatattaaggataagataattaaaagaaaaagaaaagaagaaaaaaggcgcggggaaattaaagaaaagtaaatggGAACGTGAAGTCAAGTCATCTTCCTCGTGGATGTTCTATAAGTTAAGGTAGAGACTGGTCCTCTTCATCAACCATGGAAACACTCTCCAccttctattttaaaaaaaaaaaaaaaattccaaaacactcaattttctctttttcttttgcctCTTCTGTGTAAAATCTAAGATCATTTATAAGAAAGGAAGACTTCATTGTCACCCACTCACCTAACAAAGAGCAatcagaaaaggaaaaaaaaagggggcgAAAATGATGAAGAAAGGAAAGGGaattttaatccctaatttGAAGCTCTCTCTTTCTCCTCCTGCACCTGACAATTCCTTCGCTAAATTCTTGTAATCTCTTAATTTACTTATTACGACgtccttttatttgttttttttttttcaaatttgatactatttaaaaaaaaattattttggtgaTGAATGTTTTTCATTTCAGAACACAAAGTGGTACGTTCAAAGACGGTGATCTCCTCATCAACAAGGACGGAATTCGAATTCTCTCTCAATCCGAGCATGAACTTGTATGAttcttcaaaaagaaatttggttaaaatatgctgttagtccctctactttttgacaaaatttgagatttattcctCATGGcttatacttaaaaaataaataaattctcttatttttttgttgaaaaccttaattcaattatcaaaattattaataatttatatcaaaatttgtcaatGACATTGATTAGGCTATCATGttttttatgaaatgattggattaggatttttaaattaaaagaaaagtatagagactaatcTTAAACTTTACCAAAGTACAGGGACTAGTAGCACATCTTgaccttttaaaaaatatttttattattcagaTTTTTTCTAAATGTATTGCCGGGTTACTTTACATAAGCTTGAATTGTTATTTTCcggtttcaaaattttgtaacttgttcttttcttttcttttctttctttctttttcaaagcCTTCGCTAATTAAGCCATCAGAAGCTGAATCTGACAATCGGTTGAATTTGGAAGATATGGATACGATTAAAGTTGTTGGAAAAGGTAATGGTGGAATTGTGCAATTGGTCCAACACAAATGGACTCTCCAGTTCTTTGCATTAAAGGTATTTGTCAAAATGCCTGGTTTAACActttctgtttgtttttttagAAGCAAAAATTATTGCCCTTTAGGTGAAGCAGGGATTGCTTCATTAACCTCCGCCCTGGTTTTGCATAGAAAGCATTCATGTCCATAGATTTCTTTTAGGTAAATTTCATAGTCACCCagttattaataaatatttttttattcactcaactatgaaatgttattaaataggcggtcaactattcaattttgtcttctttcttttcttcaccAATCGTGGCAGCTTTTAAAATAGtcataatagtaattttaaccTCAACATCTACACATGGTATAATTTGAGTgaccaagaaagaaaaaatgaataatttgatgatcattttataatttttcataattgaatgatcaaagaataaatttattaatagttgggTGATTACTAGTACAATTTaccgtttcttttatatatCCATAACAGCTCCATACTGCTCCCACCTCACTTATTTTACtaatgatttttcaatttaatattatgaaattatgtattttaatttattcataaacataattttgatatataatttttagtatatatgtataatataaatatataaagtatgTCTAATATATTCACATATCTATGActcttatatatgtatactaaatatatataaaaaatacatttaaagaTTATAAGGGGTAACATAGTGATCATAGAAGTCCGACAGGGCGGATGAAGTAGGCATTTATCACAATTGTCCTACTTAACTGTGAGCATGCACCTACCATTCGAAGTGGATTGATGCAAAATACGTAGAGTGATTTGGGTTACAGTATTGATGTATTTCCTGTTATAGAAAGGCAACTGTTGTTGGTTTTGTTACCTCTATGAATTCTTGATATCATAGAAGCTATTCTTCTGAAGCAGATATTGTTGTTCCATTGTTATCAGGTTATTCAAATGAACATCGAGGAGTCGGCTCGCAAGCAGATAGCAAAAGAACTGAAAATAAACCAATCCTCTCAGTGTCCATATGTTGTTGTTTGTTACAAGTCTTTCTTTAACAACGGTGCCATTTCGATCATCTTGGAGTATATGGATGGAGGATCCTTAGCAGATTTTCTGAAAAAGGTTAAATCCATTCCCGAACCGTATCTTGCTGCAATATGTAAGCAGGTTGGTACACTCGAAACTTCGAATTATATCAAGTTATTTCGGTATGCATTTTGAAGATGGCTCTCGTTAACGCAGGTGCTCCAGGGCTTGATCTATCTTCATCACGAAAAACACATTATCCATCGCGACTTAAAGCCGTCTAACCTGTTAATAAATCATAGAGGAGAAGTCAAGATTACTGACTTTGGTGTTAGTGCAATAATGACAAGCACCTCGGGACTAGCAAGCACTTTTGTTGGAACGTACAACTATATGTCGGTAAGTAACTTACCTTTATGATCAATATAAATCCCATCAAATTGAATATGGTTGTATATTATGAGCCTGATTCTTACAATTGAACAGGAAATCATTTAAAGCTTTTAGTATAGTAAAAGTATTAAGCAGTGCATTATATTAAAGatcaaattggtcatttcaattaaaaatttttattgttaaaaattggtctatATATGTCAAATGAGGTACACATGGCACGTCACATGTAACTATTTGGTTCTTCTATCAACCAACCATgttagtttttaacaataaaattgatgaaattttaattgaaaaaccagtttgctctttaatataatgtatagaaattaatttactcgtttttttagtaaaagggataaaatataatttaatcctaGTACAAGGGTCTCCATGGTATTTTTATCCTTCTAAAATCTATTCCTTAATTCAAGTCTCTTTGCTAATCGGAAACAAATTATTAGTAGATCAGTAATGTTGTTTTACTAtaatttgttcaaaatttatgttagcttgttaatttctaatatacttAATTTGTTAGCCTGAGAGAATTATTGGTGGTAATTATGGCAATAAAAGTGATATTTGGAGCTTGGGGCTAGTGTTGCTTGAGTGTGCAACTGGTGAGTTCCCGTATTCCCCACCCGACCAGGCGGAaggatggacaaatttttatgAGCTCATGGAACAAATTGTTCAACAACCACCACCTTCTGCaccttcaaataatttttcTCCCGAGTTTTGCTCGTTTATTTCTGCATGGTTAGATCATTTCTCCCGAATTttgctcctttttttttctttttcacttggattttatagaatttttttacCATACGAGTTTACATCACCCGGCCTTGGGGTTCTTTTATACATGGCAGTGTACGAAAGGACCCGAAAGAAAGAAAGTCGGCACCCGAATTGCTGGTATTTAAACATCCGGATTCCTCTATGGCACACCATTGTTTCAAGCATCAAGAAATTCATTACATATAAGTTTACATCTGAGTTTCAATGTGCATGCAGGCACTTCCATTCTTGAACATGTACAATGACT
This region includes:
- the LOC105794028 gene encoding mitogen-activated protein kinase kinase 2, giving the protein MMKKGKGILIPNLKLSLSPPAPDNSFAKFLTQSGTFKDGDLLINKDGIRILSQSEHELPSLIKPSEAESDNRLNLEDMDTIKVVGKGNGGIVQLVQHKWTLQFFALKVIQMNIEESARKQIAKELKINQSSQCPYVVVCYKSFFNNGAISIILEYMDGGSLADFLKKVKSIPEPYLAAICKQVLQGLIYLHHEKHIIHRDLKPSNLLINHRGEVKITDFGVSAIMTSTSGLASTFVGTYNYMSPERIIGGNYGNKSDIWSLGLVLLECATGEFPYSPPDQAEGWTNFYELMEQIVQQPPPSAPSNNFSPEFCSFISACVRKDPKERKSAPELLALPFLNMYNDLDVDLSSYFNNSGSPLAQL